A genomic stretch from Chryseobacterium sp. SNU WT5 includes:
- a CDS encoding BamA/TamA family outer membrane protein — translation MSRKHYSKYFQKYYLFFSSAITILFLYACSTTKKVPDGDYLLTKNNYRYEDGKVHDDQVPDHVSQKPNKKQLFILPVGLWLYNATNPKYDSILAEYMTYPNEVRDQALRDSLFIKYKHPEYVGKSLFYERFLQNLGQPPVILDQSKTESSANSIRKYLVYRGYWDTDVKFTHDLDSAAKKAKVNYLITHKDPTYISDYYYNIPDPAIKNIYEQDLSRSLIRGKKVLDQADLEKEVKRINDLMKDAGYYKFNNSNEEIYFTADTLQSRKNVPLTMDIHKDSIDSDYKITTVGKIKVHVLEKLADTAQTKKDSLFGINFYKLGNQYKTMSLWRPIILKNGEKYNQSNLDLTKRNISSMNNFSIIKYDEILRKGSDSILDVSYYLAPLSKYDFKAATDINYSQILNLGVSPSVDLTTRNIFGGAENLTTSISGIFGSVVSSKDTGKRIIAYEISAQAALSVPRLMMPFKTWKLIPKRYSPTSSVILGTSVQNNIGLGRIGVNGSLNYFANVNDIVSHRLSLFNTQLSFTRNKDRYYEYFPRDAEFRDQMFQIYSPSLYQDFKNGLVTSDYVSSRIIGDIPFQESLTGDQLGTLNTFRQSLINKDRQTQDILISSMIYNFIYNEIGKKDRPNPFYFNAKFELAGNVFGIFNNRKKEDGVISGPSKTIFNIPYSQFVKFDFDVRKYFTFFNDKHTLALRQFIGVGIPYGNSSTMPFVRSYFNGGSNDIRAWRVFGGLGPSDSQLDEKVRSYIMDNVKLTTNIEYRVPFSKMFEGAAFVDAGNIWSLKDNGFGDEFKFNKFISQMGVGTGVGVRINVAYITLRLDAAYKVYDPNQPMGNRWVIEKWQPLKPVLNFAFGYPF, via the coding sequence ATGAGCCGTAAGCATTATTCAAAATATTTTCAAAAGTATTACTTATTTTTTTCATCTGCAATCACGATTCTTTTTTTATATGCGTGTAGTACCACAAAAAAAGTTCCTGATGGTGATTATCTCCTCACCAAGAATAATTATAGATATGAGGATGGTAAAGTTCATGACGATCAGGTTCCCGATCATGTGAGCCAAAAACCAAATAAAAAACAACTTTTTATTTTGCCGGTTGGCTTATGGTTATACAATGCTACGAATCCAAAATATGATTCGATTCTTGCAGAGTACATGACCTATCCTAATGAAGTAAGAGATCAAGCGCTCCGCGATTCATTATTTATAAAATACAAGCACCCAGAATATGTCGGGAAAAGTCTCTTCTACGAAAGATTCCTCCAGAATTTAGGTCAACCCCCTGTGATTTTGGACCAGAGTAAAACGGAAAGCAGTGCCAATTCAATTCGTAAATATTTGGTTTATCGTGGATATTGGGATACGGATGTGAAATTTACACACGATTTAGATTCAGCAGCAAAAAAAGCAAAGGTCAATTATTTAATTACACATAAAGATCCAACCTATATCAGCGATTATTACTATAATATTCCTGATCCTGCAATTAAGAATATCTATGAGCAGGACTTAAGCAGAAGTTTAATTCGTGGCAAAAAAGTCTTGGATCAAGCTGATCTAGAAAAAGAGGTGAAACGGATTAATGACTTGATGAAAGATGCAGGATATTATAAGTTCAATAATTCCAACGAAGAAATATACTTCACCGCAGATACTTTACAAAGCAGAAAAAATGTTCCACTAACAATGGATATCCATAAAGATTCAATTGATTCTGATTATAAAATCACTACCGTTGGGAAAATTAAAGTTCATGTTTTAGAAAAATTAGCAGATACTGCCCAAACCAAAAAAGACTCTCTTTTTGGAATTAATTTTTATAAACTGGGTAATCAATACAAAACCATGTCATTATGGCGTCCGATTATTTTAAAAAATGGCGAGAAATATAATCAAAGTAATTTAGATTTAACTAAAAGAAATATCTCCTCGATGAATAATTTTAGCATTATTAAATATGATGAGATTCTTCGAAAAGGAAGTGACAGTATTTTAGATGTTAGTTACTATTTGGCACCACTCTCAAAATATGATTTCAAAGCAGCTACAGATATAAATTATTCTCAAATTTTAAATTTAGGCGTTTCACCATCCGTTGATTTAACAACGAGAAATATATTTGGAGGTGCAGAAAATTTAACGACAAGTATTTCTGGGATATTTGGTTCTGTAGTCAGTTCAAAAGATACTGGCAAAAGAATTATTGCCTATGAGATATCGGCGCAGGCAGCCTTAAGTGTTCCCCGTTTAATGATGCCCTTCAAAACGTGGAAGTTGATTCCAAAACGGTACTCTCCTACTTCTTCTGTTATTTTAGGTACTTCTGTTCAAAATAATATTGGTCTTGGTAGAATTGGTGTTAATGGTAGTTTAAATTATTTCGCCAATGTGAATGATATTGTATCTCATCGTCTTTCTCTTTTTAATACCCAGCTTAGTTTCACCAGAAATAAAGACAGGTACTATGAATATTTCCCTCGGGACGCAGAATTTCGTGATCAAATGTTTCAAATTTACTCCCCTTCTTTATATCAAGACTTTAAGAATGGACTGGTAACTTCCGACTATGTTTCATCTAGAATTATAGGAGACATCCCATTTCAAGAGTCTCTAACCGGCGATCAACTAGGAACATTAAATACGTTTCGCCAATCCTTAATTAACAAAGACAGGCAAACGCAGGATATTTTAATATCGTCAATGATTTATAATTTTATTTATAATGAAATTGGTAAAAAAGACCGACCTAACCCTTTCTATTTTAATGCAAAATTTGAATTGGCAGGGAATGTTTTTGGAATATTTAATAACAGGAAAAAAGAAGATGGAGTAATAAGCGGGCCTTCTAAAACAATATTTAATATCCCTTATTCTCAGTTTGTGAAATTCGATTTTGATGTCAGAAAATATTTTACCTTTTTCAACGATAAGCATACTCTTGCTCTGAGGCAATTTATCGGTGTTGGTATTCCTTATGGTAATTCATCTACAATGCCTTTTGTACGTTCCTATTTTAATGGGGGATCTAATGATATTCGTGCCTGGCGAGTGTTTGGTGGCTTAGGACCATCTGATTCGCAATTAGATGAGAAAGTCCGTTCTTATATCATGGATAATGTAAAATTAACTACCAATATCGAATATCGAGTTCCGTTTAGTAAAATGTTTGAAGGAGCAGCTTTTGTGGATGCCGGTAATATTTGGAGTTTAAAAGATAATGGATTTGGAGATGAATTTAAGTTTAACAAGTTCATTTCTCAAATGGGAGTTGGAACTGGAGTTGGCGTACGAATCAACGTTGCGTACATCACTTTGAGATTAGATGCTGCTTATAAAGTGTACGATCCCAACCAACCGATGGGAAATCGTTGGGTCATTGAAAAATGGCAACCTCTAAAACCCGTTCTTAATTTTGCATTCGGATACCCTTTCTAA
- a CDS encoding RNA methyltransferase, with protein sequence MLTAHKIKILQSLEKKKFRQKYNLFLVEGNKTIKEIPKSKYKIKELYCLNPHDFDNKDLNIVEITTDQLKKISFLQNPKDSIAVCELIEHCINPHDEVQLILDGIQDPGNLGTIIRLADWFGIDQIICSEDTVDYYNPKVIQASMGSFLRVNIAYTSLETYFAENDTPIIGTDMVGENMYQYKFPQKFSLVLGNEGNGIRPEMKNLLTNRVTIPRFGNTKSTESLNVAMSAGIILSKIFSNR encoded by the coding sequence ATGCTTACGGCTCATAAAATAAAAATTTTACAGTCTCTTGAAAAAAAGAAGTTCAGACAAAAATACAATTTGTTTTTGGTTGAAGGGAATAAAACCATCAAGGAAATCCCAAAATCTAAATATAAGATTAAGGAACTATACTGCCTCAATCCCCATGATTTTGATAATAAGGATTTAAATATTGTAGAAATTACTACTGATCAACTAAAGAAAATTAGTTTTCTGCAGAATCCTAAAGATTCAATTGCTGTTTGTGAACTAATAGAACATTGTATCAATCCACATGATGAAGTACAGCTCATTCTGGACGGAATTCAAGATCCTGGAAATTTGGGTACGATTATAAGATTGGCTGACTGGTTTGGAATTGACCAAATTATATGTAGTGAAGACACTGTGGATTATTATAACCCAAAAGTGATCCAGGCAAGCATGGGATCGTTCCTGCGTGTGAACATTGCTTATACCTCGCTCGAAACCTATTTTGCTGAGAATGACACCCCAATAATTGGTACAGACATGGTTGGCGAAAATATGTATCAATACAAATTTCCCCAAAAATTTAGTTTGGTTCTTGGCAATGAAGGAAATGGAATCCGCCCCGAAATGAAAAATTTACTGACAAATCGTGTAACAATTCCACGGTTTGGAAATACAAAATCTACAGAAAGTCTTAATGTAGCGATGTCTGCCGGAATAATTCTCAGCAAGATTTTTTCCAATCGATAA
- a CDS encoding phosphoribosyl-ATP pyrophosphatase translates to MSTKYNSLEELRRKKELLKTEVSDLQDLITFDNTKESLSALTHGFTDRFLQEEPNLEGESTISLNRNEIVKEISNHVKDSFFNKNAVLGFAKSDAGLNVFQNTLKIGAVSLIGNFARKSIQNKSWKKKLIGLALIYLAPIALRFVRKKIEAYQKNQTTSSFEQLI, encoded by the coding sequence ATGAGTACAAAATATAACAGTTTAGAAGAACTTAGGAGAAAAAAGGAATTACTTAAAACGGAAGTTTCTGATTTACAGGATTTAATTACTTTTGATAATACCAAAGAAAGCTTAAGTGCACTTACTCATGGATTTACAGATAGATTTTTACAGGAAGAGCCTAATTTAGAAGGAGAATCAACAATAAGTTTAAATAGAAACGAGATTGTTAAAGAAATTAGCAATCATGTCAAAGATTCTTTTTTTAATAAAAATGCTGTTTTAGGTTTTGCAAAAAGTGATGCAGGGTTAAATGTATTTCAAAATACATTAAAAATTGGTGCAGTTTCTCTTATCGGCAATTTTGCTAGAAAAAGTATCCAAAACAAAAGCTGGAAAAAGAAACTGATTGGCTTGGCGCTTATTTACTTGGCTCCTATTGCATTGAGATTTGTAAGAAAAAAGATTGAAGCATATCAAAAGAATCAAACTACTTCCAGTTTCGAACAATTAATTTAA
- a CDS encoding YtxH domain-containing protein, producing MSKKGNNAASVLAGLLAGAAAGVVLGMLYAPEEGAETRKKIKSKANDLKDQAVDQYGKVSEKAKEQYEEVSGKVKDQYGNISSQVKDTADRVITSVKDGYDKYKDQAVATTKEVVGDVENKLDGMKS from the coding sequence ATGTCTAAAAAAGGTAATAACGCAGCGAGTGTTTTGGCAGGTCTTCTTGCAGGTGCTGCAGCAGGTGTAGTATTAGGAATGCTTTATGCTCCAGAAGAAGGTGCTGAAACAAGAAAGAAAATTAAATCAAAAGCAAATGATCTAAAAGATCAGGCTGTTGATCAGTATGGAAAAGTTTCTGAAAAAGCGAAAGAACAGTACGAAGAAGTATCTGGGAAAGTAAAAGATCAATACGGAAACATATCTTCTCAGGTGAAAGATACTGCAGACAGAGTGATTACTTCTGTAAAAGATGGTTATGACAAATATAAAGATCAAGCAGTTGCAACAACTAAAGAAGTTGTTGGAGATGTAGAAAATAAATTAGACGGAATGAAATCTTAA
- the cmk gene encoding (d)CMP kinase, translating to MRKPVIAIDGYSSTGKSSISKIIAHELGLVHLDTGALYRGITLFALNNCTTADNQIDLPHLFRRLSEIKLEFKVINNDLVTFLNGIDISKEIRTNKISQTVSLIARQKEIRDFLMETQRAAAKNGGIIMDGRDIGTVILPDADFKFFLTASIEERTKRRFLELQRLGIEADEDTVMKNLTQRDKIDSEREFAPLRKADDAIVIDNSNLSKLETIQLILSHIQTF from the coding sequence ATGAGAAAACCTGTTATCGCCATCGACGGCTATTCTTCTACCGGAAAAAGTTCCATCTCAAAGATCATTGCACATGAACTTGGACTGGTTCATTTAGATACAGGTGCTTTGTACCGCGGAATTACTCTATTTGCTTTGAATAATTGTACTACCGCTGACAATCAAATTGATTTACCTCATTTATTTCGAAGGCTATCAGAAATAAAGCTTGAATTTAAAGTAATAAATAATGATTTAGTCACTTTTCTAAATGGAATAGATATATCAAAAGAGATTCGCACCAATAAAATTTCTCAGACCGTAAGCCTGATTGCTCGACAAAAAGAAATCCGGGATTTTTTAATGGAAACTCAACGAGCTGCTGCCAAGAATGGTGGTATCATCATGGATGGACGTGATATCGGCACGGTGATCCTACCAGATGCAGATTTTAAATTTTTCCTGACAGCAAGTATTGAAGAACGGACAAAAAGACGCTTTCTTGAGTTACAGCGTTTAGGAATAGAAGCAGATGAGGATACGGTAATGAAGAATCTAACTCAACGTGACAAAATTGACAGTGAGAGAGAATTTGCACCTTTACGTAAAGCTGATGATGCAATTGTCATTGATAATTCGAATTTATCAAAATTAGAGACGATTCAACTGATTTTATCACATATACAGACTTTTTAA
- a CDS encoding DEAD/DEAH box helicase, with translation MSRLISDLGIIHPLQKALTDLEISVATDIQEQVIPIILHQNEDIVALAKTGTGKTAAFGLPLLQLVNVENKNIQTLILAPTRELSTQIYHNLTTFAKYIPDVSIVLLTGGNTVKSQVEELKAGAHIIVATPGRFLDLLEKGELDVKSLKHLVLDEADEMFQALKDDLMPILKALPKDHRTFLFSATMPGELKDIVHNYMSKNAISIDSDMATIGHEGIIHQYIVVEPIEKLDVLLHFLNSQGTGRGIIFCKTKAAVNKLAKNLAIRKISSGALHGSLTPGIRDRIMEQFREGYIDILVATDLVARGIDVKELAYIVNYHLPDTHEAYVHRSGRTGRAGAKGLSMTIIQEEEVKEIAGFEKELGIHFEPVSKANAEDIELNNTLVWAKKVFKTKPNREIPEEVRQQVKTIFHHLTKEELIDKVIANYLAEHNKQL, from the coding sequence ATGTCCAGACTTATTTCCGACTTAGGGATTATTCATCCACTTCAAAAAGCATTAACTGACTTAGAAATAAGTGTTGCCACTGATATTCAGGAACAGGTTATTCCCATCATTTTACATCAAAATGAAGATATAGTTGCTCTGGCCAAAACTGGAACCGGTAAAACGGCAGCTTTCGGGTTACCTCTTTTACAGCTGGTAAATGTCGAAAATAAGAATATTCAGACCTTAATATTGGCTCCTACCAGAGAACTCAGTACGCAGATTTATCATAATCTGACCACTTTTGCGAAATATATTCCAGACGTTTCCATCGTACTATTAACGGGTGGAAATACGGTAAAATCCCAAGTAGAAGAACTGAAAGCTGGTGCTCATATTATTGTGGCGACACCAGGCCGATTCTTAGACTTGTTAGAGAAAGGGGAGTTGGATGTAAAATCTCTAAAACATTTAGTTTTGGATGAAGCCGACGAGATGTTTCAGGCCTTAAAGGACGATCTAATGCCGATATTGAAAGCATTGCCAAAAGATCACCGCACCTTTTTATTTAGTGCAACAATGCCCGGTGAATTGAAAGATATCGTGCACAACTATATGTCCAAGAACGCAATTTCTATTGATTCTGACATGGCTACAATAGGGCATGAAGGTATTATTCATCAATATATTGTGGTAGAACCAATAGAAAAATTAGACGTGCTTTTGCACTTTTTAAATTCTCAGGGAACTGGCAGAGGAATTATCTTCTGTAAGACTAAAGCTGCGGTAAATAAATTAGCAAAAAATCTTGCAATTCGTAAAATTTCATCAGGAGCTTTACACGGAAGTTTAACACCGGGAATTCGCGATCGAATTATGGAGCAGTTCCGTGAAGGATATATAGATATTCTGGTTGCGACAGACTTGGTTGCCAGAGGAATTGACGTAAAAGAGCTAGCCTATATTGTGAATTATCATTTACCTGATACCCATGAAGCATACGTGCACCGTAGCGGACGAACAGGTAGAGCAGGAGCAAAAGGCCTTTCTATGACGATTATTCAGGAAGAGGAAGTAAAAGAAATTGCCGGTTTTGAAAAGGAACTCGGAATCCACTTTGAGCCAGTTTCGAAAGCAAATGCAGAGGATATTGAGTTGAACAATACGTTGGTGTGGGCCAAAAAAGTTTTTAAAACAAAACCAAACCGCGAGATTCCAGAAGAGGTCAGACAACAGGTAAAAACGATTTTCCACCATTTAACGAAAGAAGAACTAATAGATAAAGTAATTGCCAACTATTTGGCAGAACACAATAAGCAACTTTAA
- a CDS encoding cupin domain-containing protein, translating into MKTASLRSELNYNEDKVAVTVMMETESSKEIRILFRKGQTMKEHKAGFPITVEIHEGAIDFGVKGEKMLLKAGDLISLEANVPHDLLAQEDSIVRLTLSKFDNVERVEKVVE; encoded by the coding sequence ATGAAAACAGCATCTTTAAGAAGCGAGCTTAATTACAACGAAGATAAAGTAGCAGTTACGGTAATGATGGAGACCGAATCATCAAAAGAAATTCGGATCCTGTTCAGAAAAGGACAAACAATGAAAGAGCATAAAGCTGGATTCCCTATTACAGTGGAAATTCACGAAGGTGCCATTGACTTTGGAGTTAAAGGAGAGAAAATGCTACTAAAAGCAGGTGATCTGATTTCTCTAGAAGCTAATGTTCCACATGATCTATTAGCACAGGAAGATAGTATCGTTCGATTGACTTTGTCAAAATTCGACAATGTAGAACGGGTTGAAAAGGTAGTTGAGTAA
- the porQ gene encoding type IX secretion system protein PorQ — MRKYTVVSILLFAGILSAQEGTTVYPFLNLPSSARQAALGGDAVSVRDFDVAFTAVNPGLMNVEQDKMISVNYASFLAGSQYGTISYVKDLEEGHLVGINARYMDYGNIPRTDESAEINGQFGAMDAALGLSYAYQFDEDFTIAGGASFVTSKIDNYTSMAVLGTAGVTYHNTMTNETIALVFRNFGYQFKSFNGVRENVAFRVDLGYTRILDDFPLAFTITAHDLQKLNISQDFNNNGQEINWSRKIADHLSLGAELFPQQAFNIRLGYNVKRGNELAVLDQRSFAGLSAGFGIKISSFRFDYAHVRYHNASNVNMFGITLDLVEVSGNRR, encoded by the coding sequence TTGAGAAAATATACCGTTGTTTCCATTTTACTTTTTGCTGGCATTTTATCTGCTCAGGAGGGGACCACTGTGTACCCTTTTCTAAACCTTCCTTCTTCTGCGAGACAAGCTGCTTTAGGTGGAGATGCGGTATCTGTTCGTGATTTTGATGTCGCTTTCACAGCTGTAAATCCTGGTTTGATGAATGTGGAGCAAGATAAAATGATCTCCGTAAATTATGCATCTTTTCTCGCAGGCTCACAATATGGGACAATCAGTTATGTAAAAGATTTGGAAGAAGGTCATTTAGTGGGAATTAATGCTCGATATATGGATTACGGAAATATCCCTCGAACTGATGAAAGTGCAGAGATTAATGGCCAATTTGGAGCCATGGATGCAGCATTGGGACTTTCTTATGCTTACCAATTTGATGAAGATTTTACAATTGCAGGTGGCGCCAGCTTCGTAACCTCAAAAATTGATAATTACACTTCTATGGCAGTGTTGGGAACGGCAGGGGTAACGTATCATAATACAATGACGAATGAAACTATTGCGTTGGTTTTTCGAAACTTCGGTTACCAGTTTAAATCATTTAACGGGGTTCGTGAGAATGTTGCTTTTCGGGTTGATTTAGGATATACCAGAATTTTAGATGACTTTCCTTTGGCTTTTACCATCACTGCACATGATTTACAAAAATTAAATATTTCACAAGATTTCAATAATAATGGTCAGGAAATTAACTGGTCACGAAAGATCGCCGATCATCTTTCTTTGGGCGCAGAACTTTTTCCACAGCAAGCATTTAATATTCGTTTAGGATACAATGTAAAGAGAGGAAATGAGTTGGCAGTCTTAGATCAACGAAGTTTTGCCGGACTTTCTGCCGGTTTTGGAATTAAAATCTCCAGTTTTCGATTTGACTACGCCCATGTAAGATATCATAATGCATCAAATGTCAATATGTTTGGCATTACCTTAGATTTAGTGGAAGTTTCGGGGAATCGTAGGTAA
- the pyrH gene encoding UMP kinase gives MKYERILLKLSGEALMGDRQYGIDNDRLKEYAAEIKKVTDIGCQVAIVIGGGNIFRGLAGAAKGMDRVQGDYMGMLATVINGMALQGALEDVGIFTRLQSAIEMDKVAEPFIKRKAVRHLEKGRVVIFGAGTGNPYFTTDTAATLRAIEIDAEVILKGTRVDGIYDCDPEKNENAIKFQTLTYDEVFEKDLKVMDMTAFTLSRENNLPIIVFDMNKKGNLLKVVEGETVGTLVNL, from the coding sequence ATGAAATACGAACGAATTCTTCTTAAACTGAGCGGCGAGGCATTAATGGGAGACCGACAATACGGCATCGATAATGATCGCTTAAAAGAGTATGCTGCTGAAATCAAAAAAGTTACCGATATCGGTTGCCAAGTTGCTATTGTAATTGGTGGCGGCAATATCTTTCGTGGTTTAGCGGGTGCCGCAAAAGGAATGGATCGTGTTCAGGGTGATTATATGGGAATGTTAGCAACTGTGATCAACGGAATGGCTTTACAGGGAGCTTTGGAAGATGTAGGTATTTTTACCAGATTGCAAAGCGCAATTGAGATGGACAAAGTAGCAGAACCTTTTATTAAAAGGAAAGCAGTTCGTCATTTAGAAAAGGGTAGAGTCGTTATTTTTGGAGCCGGGACCGGTAATCCATATTTCACTACCGATACCGCTGCAACATTACGTGCAATAGAAATTGATGCAGAAGTAATTCTAAAAGGAACAAGAGTTGATGGAATCTACGACTGTGATCCAGAAAAAAATGAAAATGCAATCAAATTTCAAACGTTGACTTATGATGAAGTTTTCGAAAAAGATTTAAAAGTGATGGATATGACTGCCTTTACGTTGAGTAGAGAAAATAATCTTCCTATTATCGTTTTTGATATGAATAAAAAAGGAAATCTTTTAAAAGTAGTAGAAGGAGAAACAGTAGGCACACTCGTTAATTTGTAA
- the frr gene encoding ribosome recycling factor has translation MEELELIASMSEQEMDAALKHLEHAFQKIRAGRASTSMVQDVMVEYYGAPTPLSQVANVNVPDAMTISIQPWDKSAIGAIEKAIINSNLGFAPSNNGENIILNVPPLTEERRRELAKQAKSEAEASKIVVRNARQEGMKELRKLENVSEDLIKDQESKIQELTDKFVKMCDDHFKVKEAEIMKV, from the coding sequence ATGGAAGAATTAGAACTTATTGCAAGCATGTCAGAGCAGGAAATGGATGCCGCTCTCAAACATTTGGAACACGCGTTTCAGAAAATCAGAGCTGGTAGAGCTTCAACCTCAATGGTTCAAGATGTAATGGTTGAGTATTATGGTGCGCCAACTCCCTTGAGTCAGGTTGCAAACGTAAACGTGCCAGATGCAATGACGATCTCTATCCAACCATGGGACAAAAGTGCTATTGGAGCAATTGAAAAGGCAATCATTAATTCAAATCTTGGTTTTGCACCTTCTAATAATGGTGAAAATATCATCTTAAATGTTCCACCATTGACGGAAGAAAGACGTCGTGAACTTGCAAAACAAGCAAAGTCGGAAGCAGAAGCTTCTAAAATTGTAGTAAGAAATGCACGTCAGGAGGGAATGAAAGAACTTAGAAAATTAGAAAATGTTTCTGAAGATCTAATTAAAGATCAAGAATCGAAAATCCAGGAATTAACGGATAAATTTGTGAAGATGTGCGACGATCATTTTAAAGTGAAGGAAGCTGAAATAATGAAAGTATAA
- a CDS encoding NAD(P)H-binding protein produces the protein MIALIIGATGATGKELVKQLENDNDFEEVHLFVRKELKDFNQKIKVHIVDFDHPEIWSNLVKGDVAFSCLGATLKAAGSKKAQYKVDVDYQFHFAKAAKKNQVEDFILVSAYGADSKSAIFYSRMKGDLEQKIKELNFNKLTIFQPGMLDRENSDRMGEVIGSKIIKFANSLGLFKHQKPLPTAILAQAMINASKIKSNGYSKIKLATIFSFAEKKV, from the coding sequence ATGATCGCATTAATTATAGGTGCCACAGGCGCTACAGGGAAAGAGTTAGTGAAACAGCTTGAAAATGACAATGATTTTGAAGAAGTACATTTATTTGTAAGAAAAGAATTGAAAGATTTTAATCAGAAAATTAAAGTTCATATTGTTGATTTTGATCATCCTGAAATTTGGAGCAATTTAGTAAAAGGAGATGTTGCTTTTTCGTGTCTTGGAGCTACATTGAAAGCAGCAGGAAGTAAAAAAGCACAATATAAAGTAGATGTGGACTACCAATTTCACTTTGCCAAAGCAGCCAAAAAAAATCAAGTCGAAGATTTTATTTTGGTTTCCGCATATGGTGCAGATTCTAAATCAGCGATTTTCTATTCCAGGATGAAAGGCGATTTAGAACAAAAAATTAAAGAATTGAATTTCAATAAATTAACGATTTTCCAACCTGGAATGCTGGACCGAGAAAATTCAGATCGTATGGGTGAAGTAATCGGCTCAAAAATAATCAAATTTGCTAATTCACTGGGATTATTCAAACACCAGAAACCTTTACCAACAGCGATTTTAGCTCAAGCGATGATTAATGCTTCAAAAATTAAATCAAACGGTTACTCAAAAATTAAACTGGCAACGATTTTCAGTTTTGCAGAAAAGAAAGTTTAA
- a CDS encoding MmcQ/YjbR family DNA-binding protein: MDITQILEYTQRKKGVEETFPFNQDTLVLKVGGKMFMLIPLEKHPLNFSVKTKPEWSADLREHHPQITGAYHMNKTHWNSVIVAGLKEDLIKRLIDQSYQLVFDKLPKSVKENI; this comes from the coding sequence ATGGATATAACACAAATCTTAGAATACACTCAAAGGAAAAAAGGTGTGGAAGAGACTTTTCCTTTTAATCAAGACACTTTGGTACTAAAAGTGGGAGGCAAAATGTTTATGTTGATTCCATTAGAAAAACATCCTTTAAATTTCTCTGTAAAAACAAAACCAGAATGGAGCGCAGACTTACGGGAGCATCATCCGCAAATAACGGGTGCTTATCACATGAACAAAACACATTGGAATTCTGTCATAGTAGCAGGTTTAAAAGAAGATTTGATCAAGAGATTAATTGATCAATCTTATCAACTTGTTTTCGATAAACTACCAAAAAGCGTAAAAGAAAATATTTAA